DNA sequence from the Marinilongibacter aquaticus genome:
AACGGGCGATTTCTCTTGGGAACAGCTTATCGAACAACAACACAATGTATTTGCCAAACACCCCAAAACCACCTTCATTGCCGCCCATATGGGTTGGTACCCCAATAATTTGCAGAAATTGGACAGCATCATGACTGCCATGCCCAACGTGTATGTAGAAATTGGTGCAGTGATTGCCGAATTGGGCCGACAACCGCGAACTGCGAACGCCTTTTTCACGAAATGGCAAGATCGTGTGCTCTTTGGCAAAGACAGTTGGAAACCAGACGAGTACCTCACATATTTTAGGGTGCTCGAAACCAATGACGAATATTTTGCTTATCACAAAAAATACCACGCCTTTTGGCCTATGTATGGCATTGGATTGTCGGATGAAGTATTGAAAAAACTGTATTTTCGAAACGCTCTTAAAATCATTCCGGGTTTAGACCGATCGCTTTTCCCAGACTGAAAATAATATATGTCAAATAGACACTTAATATTTGAAAATGTGTAGATTTGACTCGAAAACAGGAAACACAAAACCCTATTGCATGTACTTATTAGGATTAGACATTGGAACTTCGTCGATTAAAGCTTCTCTTGTAGACGCTGAAACTCAGAAAGTGGTGGCTGCGGCTCAATACCCGGATGAAGAATCGCCCATTTCCTCGCCCAAAGCAGGTTGGGCAGAACAAGACCCTGAAATGTGGTGGGAGAATGCCAAATTGGCCATTCGCCGTGTTTTGAATAAAGGGGCTTTTGATGCGAATGCAATCAAATCGATAGGAATTTCTTATCAAATGCACGGTTTGGTTATGGTGAACAAAAACTTGGAAGTTTTGCGGCCATCGATCATTTGGTGCGACAGCCGGGCGGTGGAGTTCGGCCAGCAGGCTTTCGAGCAAATAGGAGAGGAAAAAGCCCTTACCCATTTGTTGAATTCGCCAGGCAATTTTACAGCCGCGAAATTGGCTTGGGTAAAAGCCAATGAACCCGAATTGTTTGCCAAATGCTATAAAATCATGTTGCCAGGCGATTTCATTGCCATGAAATTGACGAAGCAAATCAGTACCTCGAATTCGGGACTTTCGGAAGGTGTGTTCTGGGATTTTTGTGACAATATGGTGTCGGAGGATGTGATGCAGGCCTTCGGTTTTCCAATGGATTTGATTCCTGAGATTAAATCTGTTTTCGATAATCACGGGGAAGTGACCGCAGAAGCGGCGAATGAAACCGGGTTGCCTTCGGGAATTTCGGTGTCGTACAAAGCAGGCGATCAGCCGAATAATGCTTTGTCTCTCAATGTATTGCAGCCAGGCGAAATTGCCGCCACGGCGGGTACGTCAGGT
Encoded proteins:
- a CDS encoding xylulokinase, which translates into the protein MYLLGLDIGTSSIKASLVDAETQKVVAAAQYPDEESPISSPKAGWAEQDPEMWWENAKLAIRRVLNKGAFDANAIKSIGISYQMHGLVMVNKNLEVLRPSIIWCDSRAVEFGQQAFEQIGEEKALTHLLNSPGNFTAAKLAWVKANEPELFAKCYKIMLPGDFIAMKLTKQISTSNSGLSEGVFWDFCDNMVSEDVMQAFGFPMDLIPEIKSVFDNHGEVTAEAANETGLPSGISVSYKAGDQPNNALSLNVLQPGEIAATAGTSGVVYAVSDQVAHDPKSRINSFAHVNHQLQGETRIGILLCINGTGILNSWVKKYLGKGLDYPEINELAEKVPIGSEGLLVLPFGNGAERMLENRNLGAQFSNLDFNVHTDAHIFRASQEGIAFSFKYGFDMMQENGLSPKVIRAGKANMFLSPLFCRTLVNVTQTPVELYDTDGAKGAALGGGFGAGIYQSLSEAMSGLTLLETISPDTESASEYAAAYSQWQEALQQKL